The nucleotide window AAGGCCCGCAAGGACAAGCTCGCGGCCGAGTGGAAAGTGAAGGACGAGGCGCACCAGAAGGCCCGCGACTACCTGCTGAAGACGTGGCCCGGGGTGCAGACGGTCGCGGACTTCCGGGACAGCCTCCCGCTGATCCGGAACGCGGTGGACGAGTGCAAGAAGCACAAGGACACCTGGACCATGCGCAAACTGCTGACCGTCTTCAGTACGGCGGTGGTGAAGTTGAACGAACTGGTCGCGCAACTGGACCCGGCGAGCGATGCCGACAAGAAGCTGCTGGCCGACGCGAACCAGGTCGGCAAGGCGATGGCCGCGCTGGAGCAAGAGGTGCGGAAAGCGTCCGGGGAGTAGCCGTGATGAACGGAGCGGCGGGGAGCGATCGTTTCGCCCCCGCCGCTTCTCGCGTTACGGCTTGAACCCGTAGAACCGGAGGTCGATGAAATACGGGTTGTTGTAGCCCCGGGTCTTTGACGGGACCTTGGCCCGCTCCTTCTGGATGGCGGTCATGAACTGGAGGATGGTGTCCTCCACCTTCGGGTTCCCGTTACCGAGCAGCTTCACCCCGCTCAACTGCTGGGCGCCTTTGACCTCCGTGAGGAACGTCTGATCGAGCGGCTTCAGCCCGGACGTCTTTTTCGGGTTGGCGACCAACACTTCGTTAAAGAAGAACTCGCCCTGCTTCTTCCCGGCGGCGTCCTTGTCGGCGTACAGGAACAGCATCGGGTTGAACTCGCGGATCTTGGACGAGTAGGTGGACACCCACTGCTTGACCAGCGTGTCGGGTACGGACGCGGGGCGGCTCGGGCTGAGCCAGATGGCGCCGGCGAAGTCCTGCCCGCCCTCGTTCGGGAACGCGCCGGTGAGCCGCTGCGGCACGAACTCGTAGCCGGCCACGTTCAGGCCCAACAGTCCGGGGGCCGGGAACACGGCCGGGCGCTGCCACTCGGTGGTCAGCCACGCCATCCCCAGGGTCGCCGCGTCGCCGGCCCCGAGCAGGTAAATGGAGCTGGTGTTGATCGTCCGGTTGTCGTTCTTCGTGTCCAGGTGGAGCCGCACCGCGGCGAGGTCGTTGAGGTACACCGGGAAGTACCGCTCCGCCCGGGTCAGGTCCTTGACGAACAGCTCGTTTTTGACCGGCTTGCGGGGCGGGCCGCCCCGGATGTAGGCGTTGAAGTTGCCGGGGCCGTTCAGGTACGAGTTCTCCCAGAACCGGCGCGTGTCCTTGATGTCGTTGCTCTTGCCGTGCCCGCGCCAGTCGAACCGGAACACGTGGTAGCCGTTTTTGTTGAGCAACTGCGCGAGCCCGACCCAGTCGCCCTTGGTCATGTCCCGGTCCGCGCCGGGCGGGTACATGAACACCACCACCGGGGCCGCGCCGGCGTTCTTGTCGGTGGCGTGGAACACGCCCTTGAGCTGCACCCCGTCGGCGGTGAGGAACGACTCTTCTTCGGGCGGCGCGGGCTGGGCCGCCGCGCGCGGCGCGCTCACGGACGCCAAGCCGATGGCGGCGAACAGCACAACCGGGGCCGCTAACCAGCGTCGCATGACCAGTCCTCGTCGGCGAAGTGGGAGGGAGCGATACGTGAGGAACGTACCCCGATCATACGTCGTTGGCGCGCGCGATGCCAGAGGGGCGGCACAGGGGGGAACGGCGGAAGGGCACGCCACAAGGGCTCCCGAAGGAGCCCGAAAACACGCCACGAGGCGCGAATGAAGTGGACGGCGAGAACTCGGAGGGGACGTGCGCCGCTGGTACCGCCGACGCACGCCCCAGATGTCCGCTCTCGAAACTCGTTGCGCCTCGCTTGGTGCGGCTTCGTGTTCCCTCACCGCTTTTACGGAGTACGTTCGGCTTTCCGCTACCCCATGAACTGCTCCAGGAACTTACGGCTCTGCCGCAGCGCCCGCTGGCGGGCGGCGAGCGAGCCTTCGTACGCGCGGTCCTCGACTTCGATGCACACCGGGCCGTCGTACCCGGTGTCGGTGAGGGCCGCGAAGAACTCGCTCCACTTCACGTCCCCCAGCCCGGGCAGCTTCGGCACGTGCCAGCCCAACCCCATCACCCCCACGTCGTGCAACCGGGCGTGGTCGATGCGCTCGTCCTTGGCGTGTGCGTGAACGATCCGCGGGCCGAACTCCCGGACCGCTTTCGCGCAGTCGATCGACTGCCAGATCAGGTGCGAGGGGTCGAAGTTGAGGCCCAGCGGCGCGTCGGGGAACATTTCGAACAGCCGCCGCCAGTGCGCCGGACACGACGCCAGGTTTTTGCCGCCGGGCCACTCGTCGGCGCTGAACAGCATCGGGCAGTGCTCGATACCGATTTTCACCCCGGCGCGGCGGGCCGCGTCCAGGATCGGCGGCCACACCTGCTTCACCAGCTCGAAGTTCGCCTCGACCGTCCCGGTCGGGTCGCGCCCGATGAACGTGTTCACCACCCCCACCCCGAGCTTCGCCGCCGCCTCGATCACCTTGATGAGGTGGTCGCTCACCAGCGCGCGGTGGGCCGGGTCCGGGTCCAACGGGTTCGGGTAGTAGCCGAGCCCCGACACGGCGACCCGGTGGATGCGGAGCAGGTCCTGAACGCCCGTTACGGTCGCGGCGCTGAAATCGGTGACATCGAGGTGCGTCACACCCGCGTACCGGCGGTCGGCCTTTCCGGGCGGCCAGCACATGAGCTCGACGCACGCGAACCCCTCGTCTGCCGCGAACGCCAACACTTGCTCCAGCGGCAAGTCGCCGAGAATGGCCGAGACGAAGCCCAGTTGCATCGGAACTCCAAAAATGGCGAGTGGGGTGTTTGTCTTTGAGGCCGGAGGGCCGCCACCGAAGGGGATGCCGCCCTGTAACCGCGCTCTCGGGCCGGAGATTACTCGCTTTCTCATCACCGGATCGCTGGACTGGCCCGCGCCGGCGGTCGATAATACCGGCACTGATGTTGCGGCCCGCAGCATACCACCGCGAACCACAAATGATAAGGGAGAGCCGATGAGCGGACTGAAGGCTTGGGCCTGCGCGGTCGTGTTCGCGGCGTCGGCCGCTCCGGCATTCGCCCAAATCTCGGGCGGGTCTGGTTTGACCGGGGGAACGGGTTCGACCGGGACGACCCGAACGACGACCGGCACCGGCAGCATTTCCAGCGGGAGTACGACCGGGACCAGCACGACCGGGACCAGCAGCACGAGCGGGTCCAGCAGCACCGACGCTTTGAACTCGAGCGCGCTGGAGAGCCTGCAACAGCAGAACTTGCAGTTTACGGACATCGGCATCACCACCGGCACCAGCACGCTCCAGAAGTCGAACGTGTTCAGCACCTTCTACGGGAACCCGTACGCACTTGGGATCTCTTCCACGAGCGGCGGCGGTGGGTTCGGGTCGCCACTGTTCGGTGCCACGACCACGAGCACGACCGGCCGCACGGGAACCAGTACGACCGGCCGCACAACCGGCCGCACGGGAACGACCGGCTCGACGCAGAGCGGCATTTTGATCCCCCTGCCGGTGCAGATCAATTACACGGCGCAGTTGCAGTTCCCGGCGGCGCCGGTGGCCCCCCCCCGGCTGAACGCCGAACTGCGCGGCGCCATTGATACGAGCGGGCTGGCGAACCCCACCTCGGTGCAGGTCGTCGTCGACGCGAACAACAACGTTACGCTCAGGGGCACCGTGCGAGATGACGACGAGAAGCGACTTGCCGAAGGGCTGATCCGACTCACCCCGGGCGTCCGCGCCATCACCAACGAGCTGACCTACCCGGTTACGCCGAAGTAGCGGACGAACGGAAAAACGCCGCGGCCCGCGAACAGGGTGTTCGCGGGCCGTTTTTTGTTTGCTTCGGGTGAATATGATACTGGATAGGAGCTATTTCGTACCCGATGCGGCAGACCAATCATGGCGGGCATAAACCCGTATATTCAGAAGGCTTCGGCGCAGAAGGCCGCCCAGCCGTTCAAAGTCACGTTCGTGGACGAGGCGACGGGTAAGAGCACCGAAGTGGTGGTGGACCCGGCGACGTTTCCGTTCGGTAATATCGGTTTGGACGGAAGCGTGCTCGACATCGCCGACGGCGCCGGGATCGAGATTAACCACTCGTGCGGCGGCGTGTGCGCGTGTTCGACGTGCCACGTTCACGTTCAAAAAGGTGGGAGCAGTTGCTCAAACGCGACCGATGACGAAGAGGACGAACTGGATCAGGCTCCGGCGCTGTCGCCGGACTCGCGGCTGGCGTGTCAGTGTGTTCCCAACGGAACGCAAGATCTGATCGTGCTGATCCCGAAATGGAACCGGAACGAAGTGAAGGAAGGCCACCATTAGGCCGGTGCCGGCGCGCGACTGCCCTTTTTTCCGTCCCGACGTGGGGCTAGACTTCCTGACCGGTGCGTCCCGGTGCTGAGTTTCGGGCGCGACACGGCTCCGGCCGCGGAAGGATTCTCATGGCCACCGCCCCACCCAGCCCGAACGATTTGACGCGCCAGCAGCTTGATGAACTCGATGCCCTACTTCAGAAGATGCTGACGGTGCCGCTGGCGCCGGTCGATCCGCCGACCCAGACGGCACCTTTGCCCCCGCCGGTCCAACCGCCGGGGCCACCAAACTGGCGCCCGGAACCGCCGGTTCCGGCACCGTCTTTGGCTCATCTCGCGACGACTCAACCGCCCGCGACGCTCAAGTTTGAGCCGCCGGCGGTACAGACGCCTCCACCGCCCCCCACGCCGGTCGCGAAGGCGTCCCCCGCGCCCGCTCCGGCCCCGACACCTGTGCCGAAGCCGGTGGCCGCGGCTCCTGCGCCGAAGGCTCCACCGACGCCAGCGCCGAAGAGCGCTCCTGCACCGGCGGCGTCCGCACCGAAGCAAACGGTTCCGTCTCCAACGTTTCCGGCGTCGAAGGTTACTCCCGTTCCGGTGCCGAAGCCCGCGGCGCCACCAACGCCGGCTCCGGCACCTTCGGGGGCGGACGTTCCGGTGCCGCTTGCCGCGATCCCGTTCGTCGCTCTCAACGGTTTGTTCGACGGCATTTGCGAACTGTTCGGCCCGCCCGGCCGGCTCTTCCGTTCCGGTTTCTTCAAGAACCTGTACGGCTTCGCCGGGCTAGGGTTAATCGTGTACACCGGCTTGCACGTCGCACAATCGCAGGGGTGGTTGTCGCTGCCGGTGCAACTGCCCTGGCCGAAGTAGTGCCGCTTTCCGCAGGGTGAGGCGCGTCGCAGCGGCGTTGTCAGACGCCGACGAGGGCTCGTGAGTGAGGGCAACCGTCACCTTCACTCACGAGCCCTCGTCATTCGGTCACTTTACCGGCGGTAGCCCCAGCACCTCCACCGCGCGCTTGCCGGTCGGGGTTTCGGCGTCCATCTTCGTGCCCGGTTCCTGGTGCTTCCACTTCAAATAGCCCAGCGCGATTGGGGCGCCGAGTCGCGGCGAATCGCAACTCGATGTCACCAGCCCGACCTCGGCACCGTCGCGAAAGAGTTTCGTGCCGGCGGGCAGCGGCCCGCCTTCCAGAACCTTTACACCCAGAAACGCACGGTTCACGTGACCGGCGCGGTCGCGGGCCATCACGATCGGCTCCTGGCCCAGGTAGCACCCCTTCGAGTAGCTGACCGCGCGGGGCGCGAAGCCCACCTCCATCACGAAGCGGTTCTCGTCGATGTCCTTGCCGAACACCGGCGCCCCGGCCTCGATGCGGAGCGTCTCGAACACGTCGGGGCCGGCGGGCACCGCACCGGCGGCCGACAGCAGCCGCCGCACGCCGTCGGCCACGTCGGTGCGGCAAACGATATCGAAACCGGGCACGCCGAGCTGGTCACGCCGCCGCAGAGAGCACGTCGCGGTGCCGCCGAACGTCCGTTCCATGTGGGCGAATGGGGGCAGGTCCGGCACCGGTTCGCCGAGTGCCGTACCGAGGACCGCCGCCGCGCCCGGGCCGGCGAGGTGGAGCTGCGCGAAGTCCGCGGTGCGGTCCGCGATTTCGACCTGTTCGGAAATGAGGTAGCGGTCGAGGTACTGCACCAGTTCCGTGTTGCGGCCGGCGGTGGTTTCGACCCACATCGCGTGCCGGCCGTCGCTCAGCCGGATGTGGTAGATCCAGGTCTGGAACTTGACCTTGGCCCGCGGGTCGCAAAAGTACGCCTCACACCCGCCGCCGAGCGGGAGCTCCTTGGTGTCGTTGGTGCTCAGGTTGCCGAGGAACATCGGCGCGTCCGGCCCGGTCAGCACGAGCTTCGCCGCGGCCGACGTGTCGAACAGCGCCGCGCCGGTGACGGCGGCCTGGTACTCGGGCGGGCCGGACAG belongs to Gemmata obscuriglobus and includes:
- a CDS encoding alpha/beta hydrolase; protein product: MRRWLAAPVVLFAAIGLASVSAPRAAAQPAPPEEESFLTADGVQLKGVFHATDKNAGAAPVVVFMYPPGADRDMTKGDWVGLAQLLNKNGYHVFRFDWRGHGKSNDIKDTRRFWENSYLNGPGNFNAYIRGGPPRKPVKNELFVKDLTRAERYFPVYLNDLAAVRLHLDTKNDNRTINTSSIYLLGAGDAATLGMAWLTTEWQRPAVFPAPGLLGLNVAGYEFVPQRLTGAFPNEGGQDFAGAIWLSPSRPASVPDTLVKQWVSTYSSKIREFNPMLFLYADKDAAGKKQGEFFFNEVLVANPKKTSGLKPLDQTFLTEVKGAQQLSGVKLLGNGNPKVEDTILQFMTAIQKERAKVPSKTRGYNNPYFIDLRFYGFKP
- a CDS encoding sugar phosphate isomerase/epimerase family protein — protein: MQLGFVSAILGDLPLEQVLAFAADEGFACVELMCWPPGKADRRYAGVTHLDVTDFSAATVTGVQDLLRIHRVAVSGLGYYPNPLDPDPAHRALVSDHLIKVIEAAAKLGVGVVNTFIGRDPTGTVEANFELVKQVWPPILDAARRAGVKIGIEHCPMLFSADEWPGGKNLASCPAHWRRLFEMFPDAPLGLNFDPSHLIWQSIDCAKAVREFGPRIVHAHAKDERIDHARLHDVGVMGLGWHVPKLPGLGDVKWSEFFAALTDTGYDGPVCIEVEDRAYEGSLAARQRALRQSRKFLEQFMG
- a CDS encoding BON domain-containing protein, producing MSGLKAWACAVVFAASAAPAFAQISGGSGLTGGTGSTGTTRTTTGTGSISSGSTTGTSTTGTSSTSGSSSTDALNSSALESLQQQNLQFTDIGITTGTSTLQKSNVFSTFYGNPYALGISSTSGGGGFGSPLFGATTTSTTGRTGTSTTGRTTGRTGTTGSTQSGILIPLPVQINYTAQLQFPAAPVAPPRLNAELRGAIDTSGLANPTSVQVVVDANNNVTLRGTVRDDDEKRLAEGLIRLTPGVRAITNELTYPVTPK
- a CDS encoding YgfZ/GcvT domain-containing protein, whose product is MNLASTLSGPPEYQAAVTGAALFDTSAAAKLVLTGPDAPMFLGNLSTNDTKELPLGGGCEAYFCDPRAKVKFQTWIYHIRLSDGRHAMWVETTAGRNTELVQYLDRYLISEQVEIADRTADFAQLHLAGPGAAAVLGTALGEPVPDLPPFAHMERTFGGTATCSLRRRDQLGVPGFDIVCRTDVADGVRRLLSAAGAVPAGPDVFETLRIEAGAPVFGKDIDENRFVMEVGFAPRAVSYSKGCYLGQEPIVMARDRAGHVNRAFLGVKVLEGGPLPAGTKLFRDGAEVGLVTSSCDSPRLGAPIALGYLKWKHQEPGTKMDAETPTGKRAVEVLGLPPVK
- a CDS encoding 2Fe-2S iron-sulfur cluster-binding protein; this translates as MAGINPYIQKASAQKAAQPFKVTFVDEATGKSTEVVVDPATFPFGNIGLDGSVLDIADGAGIEINHSCGGVCACSTCHVHVQKGGSSCSNATDDEEDELDQAPALSPDSRLACQCVPNGTQDLIVLIPKWNRNEVKEGHH